TAATAATGCAGCTGCTGATTTTGAGGTAAGTGCTGAAGACGAAGCGTGATTGTGCAATCCTCTTCTTTGCTGGAAAAAGCTGTTTCTCTGCTGTCTCGGCGTGACTATAGTCGCGCCGAGTTGCAGCGGCGGCTACAGAGTTTTCTCCGTAAACCCTTGCGTGAACATCAAGATACTTCTTCAGAAAGCTTCGGCCATGAAGAAGATGTTCAGAAACACGCGGAGCAGATTGCGGCGGTGCTGACTCGGCTAGAGGAGCTCGGTTATCTCAATGACGACCGGGTATCTGCATCGACGGTCAGGGTGGGCATTGCCAAAGGCCAGGGGCCGCAACGTATCAAGGCCGATCTGAAGCACAAAGTGCTCTCTACCGATGCCTTACATGAAGTGGAAGATGAGCTGGACTGGTTTGCTCAAGCCCGGCAAGTAAGGTCACGTCGCTTTGGTGACGCGTTACCTGATACACCTAAAGAAAAGGCCAGGCAGTTACGCTTTCTGCTCTATCGTGGCTTTACGCAGCAGCAAGCGTTACAGGCACTAAAAATCAACGAGTGGGATGAGTGAGTAATATGCTTATGCTCATATCTGGCCCTGTTTAGCACCGTTTTTAAAAACTCCCCCTATTTCCGCTCCAGCTGTTTTAATCCTGATCTACCTCGATATACTAACCCGCTAAGTACCGCCCAGCGCACTAGGCCAACCAAAGCAGGATGGTGAGGCGGCCTCAACGCCGTCATGATGCTGGCTGATCACTGATAGCCGATGTTTCTCTTTTAGGCAGATATATGAAGAGCGCAGAAATCCGCCAAGCATTTCTTGAGTATTTCAAGAGTAAGGGGCATGAAATTGTCCCTAGCAGTTCACTTATTCCCGCTAATGACCCTACTTTGTTGTTT
This Pokkaliibacter sp. MBI-7 DNA region includes the following protein-coding sequences:
- a CDS encoding regulatory protein RecX; the protein is MQSSSLLEKAVSLLSRRDYSRAELQRRLQSFLRKPLREHQDTSSESFGHEEDVQKHAEQIAAVLTRLEELGYLNDDRVSASTVRVGIAKGQGPQRIKADLKHKVLSTDALHEVEDELDWFAQARQVRSRRFGDALPDTPKEKARQLRFLLYRGFTQQQALQALKINEWDE